A single window of Chloracidobacterium thermophilum B DNA harbors:
- a CDS encoding protein kinase domain-containing protein, whose amino-acid sequence MKSCPKCGATYPDEYNICPQDGAPLASDKPSTVARVVDGKYQIVRMVGRGGMGAVYEAIHTTMQRRVALKILNADLVSNPAALERFRREALLSGRLKHPNAITIYDYGMSAIGEAYIVMEFIEGHSLAHELQQAKTLSPLRVVSVLAPVCDAVHAAHAEGIIHRDLKPANIMLEKLRTGETVKVLDFGIAKLAMNNPNLMNLTGTGIIGTPQYMSPEQCQAHRIDGRSDVYSIGIIAYEMLTGKLPFDEPTPLATVIAQVKQKPKPLRELRPEIPPALEAIVMRALEKSPANRYQTAEEFAEAFRSVQRQLAPGSVSMVTPQGIPALPLESSTAAPGPFTRVVPAEAPALPKSSTLPPSSVHLPTGMSGGEFVGRTPELGVLIAAWQSVTTRRGRPVVIFGEAGIGKTRLIEQFMIRLEDVGEGQPILLRMRCDPTRAAAGQLPLSDIRMAAMAYFNPELRAVRSLSPADEQFLDGTFFANLCDESYASKLAARLAADRNSFFADLTYLCRLLARERGAVFFLDDAHHADPLLLDFIEHLLRQTRQDRLLAIIACRPFTSLPDGTPALRNWLQSLDDVGGYDQIKLPPLSSSEIRLMVEGLLGAQVRLPVSVALMLAEETKGNPYYVCEVVNAMIASGQISHGEETGWVCQDVDEFDLPESIVALVKPLLVRLDDDLADVLAHAAVIGEEFTFDLLQFLTESTEEDLLRHIENALKLGLIREMAGWREDRYSFVNTMVHRVLYRRITRRRRKRLHARIAERLEQQAASPRASAAALGRQDFTASDLAYHYFRAEEWRKAIEYALEAGYARWNLYAFADAGKFFGWVAQALQHLQSEGAKPPLSPDEEARYRLTYGNLLIECAQPDDARQALERALELCQAHELTWLGRTQVSLARLSNLTGDAEGALQLTAAALPMLRARDDAAGLCLALLVTATAHVERGRLTAALQAVDEALYVAERAGDRSGQAAARLVNAAVNVQRGKYAEALSDARQALTMVRHLGNIFEERRALALLGSIHLQLAHLDEAQECYAGSLRIAYALGHRYGESVALNGLGEVFMRRGNDTEAMEYVQQAVDIARDIGNGAAEARYLLNVGRIRRRRSDAKSALSTLQAALLLAETAEVTPIEAEILVEMGDTQRAEGDFAAAESCYARARELAREVESPHVRWIAAYGLAECFMQRQDFANAQSAIEEALSVITTLQSYLPDDTVASAFLEDKRPVFDLKVRLDRALATRPLEPKATVALKADQAPAGKATSLLDETGSIAAVPVSAKAESAKAGEVKTAPPIPEPEPTKWLASTPPPPPVPPPAARPPAVAEPGGAEMPSDLDALHSLTMARSTGRGSEASEFSLEELLNDVAAFAENLGMGELFNSGRLAGAVAEDQSQASAAPHREAHPGQPHALQSVLQSVVSLESTWREMLQTARATGDRDIERKGLMLMASAFHSQGQVARARDCYQRAVQIMREINDRASEGAMLNNIGDTFRQEGRYADALAYYRLAIRSARENKNQRVLEMALVNAAQMYTRTGNLREAMQLLEEAQVLNRTTDDAQVRAEMLQTLGEVHLIRKELTLALDRSVSAAATARELGDRDVEWRAQWVIARCRWARGDRTEALAAANLTLRALESLLEEANPHDQKRLSRERSDIAAVVEEWRRITDDFRA is encoded by the coding sequence ATGAAGTCCTGTCCGAAGTGTGGTGCGACTTATCCTGATGAATACAACATCTGTCCGCAGGACGGAGCGCCACTGGCTTCGGACAAACCCTCCACCGTGGCGCGTGTGGTGGATGGGAAGTACCAGATTGTGCGCATGGTCGGACGTGGCGGGATGGGTGCTGTCTATGAAGCCATCCACACCACGATGCAGCGGCGGGTCGCCCTCAAGATTCTCAATGCGGACCTGGTCTCCAATCCGGCAGCGCTGGAACGTTTCCGCCGGGAAGCTCTGCTGTCGGGCCGCCTCAAGCATCCCAATGCCATCACCATTTACGACTACGGGATGAGCGCCATTGGCGAAGCCTACATCGTCATGGAGTTCATCGAAGGGCATAGCCTGGCCCACGAGCTTCAGCAGGCCAAGACGCTTTCCCCCCTGCGGGTGGTGTCGGTGCTGGCGCCGGTGTGTGACGCCGTACATGCCGCGCATGCTGAAGGCATCATCCACCGCGACCTCAAACCAGCCAACATCATGCTGGAAAAACTGCGCACGGGTGAAACCGTCAAGGTGCTCGACTTCGGGATTGCCAAGTTGGCGATGAACAACCCCAACCTGATGAACCTCACCGGCACGGGGATCATCGGGACACCGCAGTACATGTCGCCCGAACAATGCCAGGCCCATCGGATTGATGGACGGTCGGATGTCTATAGCATTGGCATCATTGCCTACGAGATGCTCACCGGCAAGCTTCCCTTCGACGAGCCGACCCCACTGGCCACGGTCATTGCCCAGGTCAAACAAAAACCCAAACCACTGCGCGAGTTGCGGCCTGAAATCCCCCCGGCGCTCGAAGCGATTGTGATGCGGGCGCTGGAAAAATCACCGGCCAACCGCTACCAGACGGCCGAGGAATTCGCCGAGGCCTTTCGCAGCGTGCAACGTCAGCTTGCACCGGGCAGTGTCTCTATGGTGACTCCCCAGGGCATTCCAGCGCTGCCACTGGAGTCCTCCACGGCAGCTCCAGGCCCCTTCACCCGGGTGGTGCCGGCCGAGGCCCCGGCCCTGCCGAAATCCAGCACACTTCCGCCCAGTTCAGTTCATCTCCCAACCGGCATGAGCGGCGGGGAGTTTGTCGGTCGCACGCCGGAACTTGGTGTCCTCATTGCGGCCTGGCAGTCGGTGACGACCCGCCGGGGACGGCCGGTGGTCATTTTTGGTGAAGCCGGCATTGGTAAAACCCGCCTTATCGAACAGTTCATGATTCGGCTGGAGGACGTGGGCGAAGGTCAGCCGATCCTGCTGCGCATGCGCTGCGACCCCACCCGCGCCGCCGCCGGACAGCTTCCCCTGTCCGACATCCGCATGGCCGCGATGGCCTACTTCAACCCGGAACTGCGCGCCGTACGGTCATTGTCACCGGCTGATGAGCAGTTTTTGGACGGGACGTTCTTTGCCAACCTGTGCGACGAATCTTACGCTTCCAAGCTGGCGGCACGTCTGGCGGCCGACCGGAACAGTTTTTTTGCCGACCTGACCTATCTGTGCCGTCTGCTGGCCCGCGAACGGGGAGCAGTGTTCTTTCTCGATGATGCACACCACGCCGACCCGCTTCTGTTGGACTTCATCGAACATTTGCTGCGCCAGACGCGGCAGGACCGGCTGTTGGCCATCATTGCCTGTCGTCCGTTCACGAGCCTGCCCGACGGCACACCCGCCTTACGGAACTGGTTGCAATCGCTGGACGATGTGGGCGGCTATGACCAGATCAAGCTGCCGCCGCTCTCCAGCAGTGAAATCCGCCTGATGGTCGAGGGACTGCTCGGCGCTCAGGTGCGCCTGCCGGTCAGTGTCGCGCTGATGCTGGCCGAGGAAACGAAGGGCAACCCGTACTACGTCTGTGAAGTCGTCAACGCCATGATTGCCAGCGGACAGATTTCGCATGGCGAGGAAACGGGCTGGGTCTGCCAGGATGTGGATGAGTTCGATTTGCCGGAATCCATTGTCGCGCTGGTCAAACCGCTGCTCGTGCGGCTCGATGACGACCTGGCTGACGTGCTGGCCCACGCGGCGGTGATTGGTGAGGAATTCACCTTTGACCTCCTGCAGTTTCTGACGGAGTCCACGGAAGAAGACCTGCTGCGGCATATCGAAAACGCCCTCAAGCTGGGGCTGATTCGGGAAATGGCCGGCTGGCGGGAAGACCGGTACAGCTTTGTCAACACCATGGTGCACCGCGTGCTCTACCGGCGCATCACCCGGCGGCGGCGGAAGCGCCTGCATGCCCGGATTGCCGAGCGCCTGGAGCAGCAGGCCGCCTCACCACGGGCTTCGGCGGCGGCGCTCGGACGCCAGGATTTCACGGCCAGCGATCTGGCCTACCACTACTTCCGGGCCGAAGAATGGCGCAAAGCCATTGAATACGCCCTTGAGGCCGGTTATGCCCGCTGGAATCTCTACGCTTTCGCCGACGCGGGGAAGTTTTTCGGGTGGGTTGCCCAAGCGCTCCAGCATCTTCAGAGTGAAGGTGCGAAGCCACCGCTCAGCCCTGATGAAGAGGCGCGCTATCGTCTGACGTACGGCAACCTGCTCATCGAGTGCGCCCAGCCCGACGATGCACGGCAGGCGCTGGAACGTGCGCTTGAACTGTGTCAGGCCCATGAGCTGACCTGGCTGGGGCGCACGCAGGTCAGCCTGGCACGCCTGTCCAATCTGACGGGCGATGCCGAAGGTGCCCTGCAACTCACCGCTGCTGCGTTGCCTATGCTTCGCGCCCGTGACGATGCTGCCGGTTTGTGCCTGGCCCTGCTTGTCACGGCCACGGCCCATGTCGAACGCGGCCGCCTGACGGCGGCACTCCAGGCTGTTGACGAAGCGCTTTATGTTGCCGAACGGGCCGGGGATCGCAGCGGCCAGGCGGCGGCCCGTCTGGTCAATGCGGCTGTCAATGTCCAGCGGGGCAAGTATGCCGAAGCCCTGTCCGACGCCCGGCAGGCACTGACCATGGTGCGCCATCTCGGCAACATCTTTGAGGAACGCCGGGCGCTGGCACTGCTGGGGTCTATCCACCTGCAACTGGCCCATCTGGACGAAGCGCAGGAATGCTATGCCGGCTCCCTGCGCATTGCCTACGCCCTCGGCCACCGCTATGGTGAGTCGGTGGCGCTCAACGGACTGGGCGAAGTCTTCATGCGGCGCGGCAACGACACGGAAGCGATGGAATACGTCCAGCAGGCGGTGGATATTGCCCGTGACATCGGCAACGGTGCGGCTGAAGCGCGCTACCTGCTCAATGTCGGACGGATTCGGCGGCGGCGCAGCGATGCCAAGTCTGCCCTGAGTACGCTGCAAGCGGCCCTGCTTCTGGCTGAAACCGCAGAAGTCACCCCCATTGAAGCCGAAATTCTGGTCGAGATGGGCGACACCCAACGGGCAGAGGGAGACTTTGCGGCGGCAGAGAGTTGCTATGCCCGCGCGCGCGAACTGGCGCGGGAAGTCGAGTCACCTCATGTCCGGTGGATTGCGGCCTACGGTCTCGCGGAATGCTTCATGCAGCGCCAGGACTTTGCCAACGCCCAGTCCGCCATCGAAGAAGCGCTCTCGGTGATTACCACGCTTCAGTCCTATCTTCCCGACGACACCGTAGCGTCCGCCTTCCTGGAGGACAAACGACCGGTGTTCGACCTCAAGGTGCGGCTTGACCGCGCCCTTGCCACGCGCCCACTGGAACCCAAAGCCACCGTGGCCCTGAAAGCGGACCAGGCACCCGCCGGCAAAGCCACCTCACTGCTGGATGAAACCGGGTCCATTGCGGCAGTGCCAGTCAGCGCCAAGGCCGAAAGCGCCAAGGCCGGGGAAGTGAAAACCGCCCCCCCGATACCGGAGCCGGAACCTACCAAATGGCTGGCTTCCACCCCACCACCCCCGCCCGTACCGCCACCGGCCGCCAGGCCGCCGGCCGTCGCAGAGCCGGGTGGGGCTGAAATGCCCAGCGATCTGGATGCCCTGCACAGCCTGACGATGGCACGCAGTACGGGACGTGGGAGCGAAGCGAGCGAGTTTTCACTCGAAGAACTGCTCAACGACGTGGCCGCCTTTGCTGAAAATCTTGGCATGGGCGAGCTTTTCAACAGTGGTCGCCTGGCGGGGGCCGTTGCTGAAGATCAAAGTCAAGCGTCGGCTGCACCACACCGTGAAGCCCATCCCGGCCAGCCTCACGCGCTACAGAGCGTGTTGCAGAGTGTGGTGTCTCTGGAATCCACGTGGCGCGAGATGCTCCAGACGGCACGGGCCACCGGCGACCGCGACATTGAGCGCAAGGGCCTGATGCTGATGGCTTCGGCGTTCCACAGCCAGGGACAGGTCGCCCGCGCCCGTGACTGCTACCAGCGGGCCGTTCAGATCATGCGCGAAATCAACGACCGCGCCAGTGAGGGGGCGATGCTCAACAACATTGGCGATACCTTCCGGCAGGAAGGACGCTACGCCGATGCCCTGGCCTACTACCGCCTGGCGATTCGGAGTGCGCGTGAAAACAAAAACCAGCGGGTGCTGGAAATGGCGCTTGTCAATGCCGCGCAGATGTACACCCGTACCGGCAACCTCCGGGAAGCCATGCAACTGCTCGAAGAAGCCCAAGTACTGAACCGCACCACGGATGACGCTCAGGTACGCGCCGAGATGCTTCAGACCCTTGGCGAAGTCCATCTCATCCGCAAGGAACTGACCCTGGCGCTCGACCGCAGTGTGTCGGCCGCCGCAACGGCGCGGGAACTGGGAGACCGGGATGTCGAATGGCGTGCCCAGTGGGTCATCGCGCGCTGCCGCTGGGCGCGGGGTGATCGGACAGAGGCGCTGGCCGCCGCCAACCTCACCCTGCGGGCTTTGGAAAGCCTGCTCGAAGAAGCCAACCCACACGATCAGAAACGACTCTCCCGCGAGCGCAGCGACATTGCTGCGGTCGTAGAAGAGTGGCGGCGTATCACCGATGATTTCAGAGCTTGA